From Sporosarcina sp. Marseille-Q4943, the proteins below share one genomic window:
- a CDS encoding NUDIX domain-containing protein — MNRFEEKTVASKKIFEGKIISLRVDDVELPDGKHAKRELVDHPGAVAVIAITDDGKLVLVEQYRKALNRSIIEIPAGKIDPGEDIEVTALRELEEETGYGANKFEYLQSFATSPGFANEIIHIFVAQGLYKIDKPAAGDEDEFLQLYECTIAEAEEMVLDQRIYDAKTAFAILHAKRLLNN; from the coding sequence ATGAATCGTTTTGAGGAAAAGACGGTTGCATCCAAAAAAATATTTGAAGGGAAAATCATCTCCCTCCGTGTCGACGATGTCGAACTGCCGGACGGAAAGCATGCGAAAAGGGAACTCGTCGATCATCCAGGTGCCGTCGCCGTCATCGCAATCACCGATGATGGAAAACTGGTTCTTGTCGAGCAATATCGAAAGGCATTGAACCGGTCCATTATTGAAATTCCTGCAGGTAAGATCGATCCAGGTGAGGATATAGAGGTGACAGCGCTTCGTGAATTGGAGGAAGAAACGGGATACGGGGCTAATAAATTTGAATACTTGCAGTCATTTGCCACATCTCCCGGTTTCGCAAACGAAATCATTCATATTTTCGTAGCTCAAGGACTATATAAAATAGACAAGCCTGCCGCAGGCGACGAAGATGAATTCCTCCAATTGTACGAATGCACTATCGCAGAAGCAGAAGAAATGGTGTTGGATCAACGGATTTACGACGCAAAAACGGCTTTCGCGATTCTACATGCAAAAAGACTTTTAAATAATTGA
- a CDS encoding aldo/keto reductase yields the protein MKKREIGNSGIYVSELGLGCMSFPDDLEEVKSIVDAAIHAGINFFDTADLYAAGKNETLVGEALKGRRDEIILATKVGNRMIPGKDGWVWDASKTYIMEAVKDSLRRLGTDYIDLYQLHGGTMEDDVTETIEAFEALKKEGIIRQYGISSIRPNVIERFLTNSSAVSVMMQYSLLDRRPEEWFPMIREAGASVITRGTLAKGLLTDEGISRVEKMYGFGAHDAESLKRTVKEIHEAATDVHAISLSFNLKEDVVASALIGASSKNQLLDSIVAYEKVTEQSELDSISTLSKMHQYVEHRL from the coding sequence ATGAAAAAGAGGGAGATTGGCAATAGCGGCATTTACGTATCTGAACTAGGGCTAGGATGCATGTCATTCCCAGACGACTTGGAAGAAGTGAAAAGCATAGTTGACGCGGCAATCCACGCCGGCATCAATTTCTTCGACACAGCGGACTTATATGCTGCCGGCAAAAATGAAACTCTTGTTGGCGAAGCGTTGAAAGGCCGGCGTGACGAAATCATTCTTGCGACGAAGGTCGGCAACCGGATGATTCCAGGAAAAGATGGCTGGGTGTGGGATGCTTCCAAAACTTATATAATGGAAGCCGTAAAGGACAGTCTGAGACGTCTCGGCACTGACTACATAGACCTTTACCAATTACATGGTGGAACGATGGAAGATGATGTAACGGAAACGATTGAAGCGTTCGAGGCTTTAAAAAAGGAAGGAATTATCCGGCAGTACGGCATTTCGTCCATCCGACCAAATGTTATTGAACGTTTCTTAACGAACAGTTCCGCCGTTTCTGTCATGATGCAATACAGTCTGCTAGATCGTCGTCCCGAGGAATGGTTCCCGATGATCCGTGAAGCAGGCGCATCCGTCATCACCCGTGGGACGTTGGCAAAAGGATTATTGACAGATGAAGGCATATCGAGGGTCGAGAAGATGTACGGTTTCGGGGCGCATGATGCAGAAAGCCTCAAGCGGACGGTCAAGGAAATCCATGAAGCTGCCACAGATGTGCATGCGATTTCCCTATCATTCAACTTGAAAGAAGATGTAGTCGCTTCCGCTTTAATTGGCGCAAGCTCGAAAAATCAACTGCTTGATTCAATTGTCGCGTATGAAAAGGTAACGGAGCAATCAGAACTCGATTCCATATCGACATTATCGAAAATGCATCAGTATGTTGAGCATCGTCTATAA
- a CDS encoding DNA primase, which translates to MKITDKKWLKLGAATFLSVGLLAACGDGDDDTDVDVNNPPADVDDGVNDGTDTNVDLDVDDGTDTDADLDTDTDTDDSSQ; encoded by the coding sequence ATGAAAATCACAGACAAAAAATGGTTGAAACTTGGTGCAGCGACGTTCCTTTCCGTCGGTCTACTCGCAGCATGTGGAGATGGCGACGATGATACGGACGTAGATGTGAATAACCCACCTGCTGACGTAGATGACGGTGTCAACGATGGTACAGATACAAATGTCGATCTAGATGTAGATGACGGTACAGATACGGATGCCGACTTGGATACTGACACAGATACGGACGATAGCAGCCAATAA
- a CDS encoding nucleobase:cation symporter-2 family protein: MKSAVLGIQHLLAMYAGAILVPLIVGSAIGLSSTQLTYLVSIDILMCGIATVLQIMNNRFFGIGLPVVLGCTFTAVGPMISIGGSYGISAIYGAVIASGLIIVLISTFFGKLIKFFPPVVTGSVVTIIGITLIPVALNNMGGGFGAPDFGSSTNIILSFGTLLCIILLYRFTTGFIRSISILLGMAAGTVAAMMFGIVDFGAVNEASAFHVVTPFYLATPTFHLIPILTMTLVAMVSLVESTGVYFALSDICEKDINEKDLAKGYRSEGLASLIGGIFNAFPYTTFSQNVGLVQMSGVKSRRVILITAIMLVSLGFMPKIAAMATVIPTSVLGGAMVAMFGMVISQGIKMLSKVVGESQENAMIIACSVGLGLGVSVVPDIFASLPSSIQMLTGNGIVAGSLTAIVLNIMFNMLPSKKRKKEVQVQLTEQEV, translated from the coding sequence ATGAAATCAGCTGTATTAGGGATCCAACATTTACTCGCTATGTACGCCGGTGCGATTCTCGTACCGTTAATTGTAGGGTCGGCAATCGGTTTGTCTTCTACCCAGTTAACATACCTTGTTTCGATCGATATTTTAATGTGCGGGATCGCGACAGTATTACAAATTATGAATAACCGGTTTTTCGGAATTGGATTACCGGTTGTACTAGGATGTACGTTTACAGCGGTTGGCCCGATGATTTCCATCGGCGGCAGTTACGGAATTTCTGCAATTTATGGTGCGGTCATCGCTTCTGGACTAATTATCGTTCTTATTAGTACGTTTTTCGGGAAGTTAATCAAATTCTTCCCGCCAGTCGTAACAGGATCAGTAGTTACAATCATCGGAATTACGTTAATACCTGTAGCTTTGAACAATATGGGCGGAGGTTTTGGTGCGCCTGATTTCGGTTCATCTACTAACATCATTCTCTCATTTGGAACATTGCTATGCATTATTCTCTTATACCGTTTTACAACTGGTTTCATTAGATCGATTTCAATACTACTCGGAATGGCTGCTGGTACAGTAGCAGCGATGATGTTTGGTATCGTCGATTTCGGTGCAGTGAATGAAGCTTCGGCATTCCATGTAGTAACGCCATTCTATCTCGCAACACCGACGTTTCATCTAATTCCAATCTTAACGATGACGTTGGTCGCGATGGTTTCGTTAGTGGAGTCTACAGGTGTGTACTTTGCGTTAAGTGATATTTGTGAGAAGGACATCAATGAAAAGGATTTGGCGAAAGGCTATCGTTCCGAAGGGTTGGCTTCATTGATTGGCGGGATTTTCAACGCATTCCCGTATACGACATTTTCTCAAAACGTCGGTTTGGTACAAATGTCCGGCGTCAAATCACGTAGAGTCATCCTTATTACAGCTATCATGCTTGTCTCATTAGGCTTCATGCCTAAAATCGCGGCGATGGCAACCGTCATTCCGACTTCGGTATTGGGCGGCGCAATGGTTGCAATGTTCGGGATGGTCATCTCACAAGGAATCAAAATGTTGAGCAAGGTCGTAGGCGAATCACAGGAAAACGCAATGATCATCGCTTGTTCAGTTGGTTTGGGCCTTGGCGTATCCGTCGTTCCTGACATTTTCGCGAGTCTTCCATCAAGCATCCAGATGTTAACGGGCAACGGAATCGTAGCAGGCAGCTTGACGGCAATTGTGTTAAATATCATGTTCAATATGCTGCCTTCGAAAAAGCGTAAGAAAGAAGTGCAGGTACAGTTGACGGAGCAAGAAGTATAA
- a CDS encoding xanthine phosphoribosyltransferase, whose protein sequence is MRQLQEKIMQDGKVLSDQVLKVDSFLNHQIDPPLMKAIGEEFAERFKEEGVTKILSIESSGIAPAMMAGLVLGVPAIFARKRKSLTMSDHLFTADVHSFTKNETNEISVSKDFLKKGDKVLVIDDFLANGQAVLGLLDIVEQAEAELVGVGIVIEKGFQPGGAMIREKGIRVESLAILESLAQGKVEFKEEGSSL, encoded by the coding sequence TTGAGGCAGCTTCAAGAAAAAATCATGCAGGATGGGAAAGTACTCTCCGATCAAGTGTTGAAAGTGGATTCGTTTTTGAATCATCAAATCGATCCTCCACTTATGAAGGCGATTGGAGAGGAATTTGCGGAACGATTCAAAGAGGAAGGTGTAACAAAGATCCTTTCCATCGAATCATCCGGAATCGCTCCAGCCATGATGGCGGGTCTGGTATTGGGGGTACCTGCGATTTTCGCTCGGAAACGCAAATCATTGACGATGAGCGATCACTTATTCACGGCTGACGTTCATTCCTTCACGAAAAATGAAACGAATGAAATCTCTGTCTCTAAAGATTTCTTAAAAAAAGGGGATAAAGTTTTAGTCATAGATGATTTTCTTGCAAATGGACAAGCAGTGCTCGGACTTCTTGATATCGTAGAGCAGGCGGAAGCGGAGCTTGTCGGGGTCGGCATTGTCATCGAAAAAGGCTTTCAGCCAGGGGGCGCGATGATCCGGGAAAAAGGGATCCGTGTGGAATCATTGGCGATTCTAGAATCACTTGCACAAGGAAAAGTCGAATTTAAGGAAGAAGGGTCATCATTATGA
- a CDS encoding KGG domain-containing protein has protein sequence MAKNNNNNNNRGKMSLEEAGRKGGEATARNHDREFYEEIGRKGGEATAKNHDRDFYEEIGRKGGEATAKNHDRDFYEEIGRKGGEARAQQNDNNNSNR, from the coding sequence ATGGCTAAAAACAACAACAATAACAACAATCGCGGGAAAATGTCCTTGGAAGAAGCTGGCCGTAAAGGCGGAGAAGCTACTGCAAGAAACCATGACAGAGAGTTCTACGAAGAAATTGGGCGCAAGGGCGGAGAAGCCACTGCGAAAAACCATGACAGAGATTTCTATGAAGAAATCGGACGAAAAGGCGGAGAAGCTACTGCCAAGAACCATGATAGGGATTTCTACGAGGAAATTGGCAGAAAAGGCGGAGAAGCACGCGCTCAACAAAACGATAACAATAACAGCAACCGTTAA
- a CDS encoding exodeoxyribonuclease III produces MKLISWNVNGLRACVRKGFLDYFKEQDADIFCIQESKLQSGQIELELEGYYQYWNYALKKGYSGTAVFTKEEPIAVTYGVGDSESEDEGRILTLEFPRFYLVNVYAPNAQRDLARLPVRLDWEKRMRDYLSQLKSTKSVIFCGDLNVAHQDIDIRNYKSNVGNSGFTIEERGEFTALLNEGYIDTFRHLNPDVEGAYTWWSYMRDVRARNIGWRIDYFLISDCLLPYLKTADIHADIMGSDHCPIVLEVDITY; encoded by the coding sequence ATGAAATTGATCTCGTGGAATGTCAATGGGTTAAGAGCGTGTGTCCGGAAAGGGTTTTTGGATTATTTCAAAGAGCAGGATGCGGATATTTTCTGCATACAGGAATCAAAGCTGCAAAGCGGGCAAATCGAGCTTGAACTCGAAGGATACTACCAATATTGGAACTATGCGCTGAAGAAAGGCTATTCGGGTACAGCTGTTTTCACTAAAGAAGAACCGATAGCCGTTACATATGGAGTAGGTGATTCGGAATCTGAAGATGAAGGCCGGATTTTAACATTGGAATTTCCTCGATTTTATTTGGTGAATGTGTATGCGCCAAATGCGCAGAGAGATCTAGCTCGCCTTCCTGTCCGATTGGATTGGGAGAAAAGGATGAGGGATTACCTCAGTCAATTAAAGAGCACAAAATCTGTAATTTTCTGCGGAGATTTAAATGTTGCCCATCAAGATATCGATATACGTAACTACAAATCTAACGTAGGGAATTCAGGATTCACGATAGAAGAAAGAGGAGAATTTACAGCATTATTAAATGAAGGATACATTGACACATTCCGTCATTTGAATCCGGACGTTGAAGGGGCGTACACTTGGTGGTCTTATATGCGAGATGTCAGAGCTAGGAATATCGGCTGGCGGATCGATTATTTCCTCATATCAGATTGTCTGCTGCCGTATTTGAAAACAGCAGATATTCATGCTGATATAATGGGAAGCGACCATTGTCCGATCGTTTTAGAAGTGGATATTACTTACTAA
- a CDS encoding pseudouridine-5'-phosphate glycosidase — protein MKQYLSYSQEVQEAMAAGKPIVALESTIISHGMPYPQNVQTAREVEQIIRDNGAVPATIAIIDGMIKIGLSDDELEMFGNSQGVAKASRRDLAYLIATKQLGATTVAATMICAALADIKIFVTGGIGGVHRGAETTMDISADLEELAQTDVAVICAGAKSILDLGLTLEYLETNGVPVVGYGTDVLPAFFTRESDFGLNIRADEPQTIADMLRVKWDLGLKGGAVIANPIPEADAMDKSFIDGIIEDALKEAEEQNIAGKDVTPFMLGKVKDLTEGRSLEANIALVKNNAVVGAKIAVAFNA, from the coding sequence ATGAAACAATATCTATCGTATTCACAAGAAGTGCAAGAAGCAATGGCAGCAGGGAAACCTATAGTCGCTTTGGAGTCTACAATCATCTCGCACGGTATGCCATATCCGCAAAACGTGCAAACTGCGAGAGAAGTAGAGCAGATCATCCGCGATAACGGTGCAGTTCCTGCAACAATCGCAATCATTGATGGCATGATTAAAATCGGCCTTTCAGACGATGAGCTTGAAATGTTCGGTAATAGCCAAGGAGTTGCAAAAGCGTCAAGGCGTGACCTTGCGTATTTAATCGCAACAAAACAACTAGGGGCGACAACAGTTGCTGCTACGATGATCTGTGCTGCACTCGCCGATATTAAAATCTTCGTTACTGGCGGAATCGGCGGAGTCCACCGTGGTGCTGAGACGACGATGGATATTTCAGCTGACTTGGAAGAGCTTGCACAAACGGATGTAGCTGTCATTTGTGCAGGTGCGAAATCGATTCTAGACCTCGGTTTAACACTTGAGTATCTAGAAACAAACGGTGTACCTGTTGTCGGTTACGGCACGGATGTCCTTCCTGCATTCTTTACACGTGAAAGTGATTTCGGACTTAATATCCGCGCGGATGAGCCTCAGACGATAGCTGACATGCTACGCGTGAAATGGGATCTTGGTTTGAAAGGCGGCGCAGTCATCGCTAACCCAATTCCGGAAGCGGATGCAATGGACAAGTCCTTCATTGATGGAATCATTGAAGATGCGCTTAAAGAAGCGGAAGAGCAAAATATCGCAGGAAAAGACGTTACACCATTCATGCTAGGAAAAGTGAAAGACCTTACAGAAGGACGCAGCCTAGAAGCAAATATCGCTTTAGTGAAAAATAATGCGGTTGTCGGCGCGAAAATCGCGGTTGCATTCAACGCATAA
- a CDS encoding carbohydrate kinase, with protein MNEKERAVLDLIRANPYLSQQEMADTLQISRPSLANIISGLIRQGKITGRAYILPEEKEIICIGGANIDRKFHLNEQTQLGTSNPASMTVSVGGVARNIAENLGRLDHHVRLLTVAGNDSDWDVIARESSSHMDVSDVGQLIGKSTGSYSAVLDPEGELVIAMANMEIYDFLAPAYLEEKSRIISNAAMVIIDLNCPKESVDYIKNLAIQKGNPLVIIPVSSPKMNRMPSDLKGVTWFICNQDEAETYTGLSINTEADWKKAVHELLSFGAENVVVTAGSRGIMAAPAGGEAIHFPAVENVHVEDVTGAGDAFVSGLLHGHLIGEPFEENVRMGLLNAAKTLECSYTVRPDLTRHLLKKELEELQ; from the coding sequence TTGAATGAAAAGGAAAGGGCTGTTCTTGACTTAATTCGAGCCAACCCTTATTTATCTCAGCAGGAAATGGCGGATACGCTCCAAATTTCGAGACCTTCCTTAGCAAATATCATATCCGGTTTAATTAGACAGGGGAAAATTACGGGCCGAGCATATATTCTTCCTGAGGAAAAAGAAATTATATGTATCGGTGGAGCGAACATCGACCGGAAATTCCATCTGAATGAACAAACGCAACTTGGAACATCAAATCCAGCTTCCATGACAGTTTCTGTCGGGGGTGTCGCCCGAAATATAGCCGAAAACTTAGGTCGGCTCGATCATCATGTCCGACTACTTACTGTTGCAGGAAATGATAGCGACTGGGATGTAATTGCGAGGGAATCCTCATCTCATATGGACGTCTCAGATGTTGGTCAACTGATTGGGAAATCCACGGGTTCCTATTCAGCTGTGTTGGATCCCGAGGGTGAACTTGTTATCGCCATGGCGAATATGGAAATATACGATTTCTTGGCACCTGCCTACTTGGAGGAGAAATCAAGGATCATTTCAAATGCAGCTATGGTCATAATCGATTTAAACTGTCCTAAAGAGTCAGTCGATTATATTAAAAACCTGGCGATTCAAAAGGGGAATCCACTCGTCATCATTCCTGTCTCTTCTCCGAAAATGAACAGGATGCCAAGTGACTTGAAAGGCGTCACATGGTTCATCTGTAATCAGGATGAGGCGGAGACGTATACAGGTCTCTCAATTAACACTGAAGCCGACTGGAAGAAAGCAGTCCACGAATTGCTTTCGTTCGGCGCGGAAAATGTTGTCGTCACTGCTGGCTCAAGAGGAATCATGGCAGCGCCTGCTGGCGGGGAAGCAATCCATTTTCCTGCCGTTGAAAACGTACATGTCGAAGATGTAACTGGAGCAGGGGATGCATTTGTATCGGGACTACTTCATGGCCATTTAATTGGAGAGCCATTTGAAGAAAATGTCCGCATGGGATTATTGAATGCGGCAAAGACGTTGGAATGCTCTTATACCGTAAGGCCAGATTTGACAAGACATCTTCTTAAAAAAGAATTGGAGGAATTACAATGA
- a CDS encoding FAD-binding oxidoreductase, with product MDRIIIIGAGILGASAAYHVAKLGAEVIVVDRKDIGQATDAAAGIICPWLSQRRNKAWYALAKGGASYYPELIRQLEEDGETKTGYRKVGAISLQQELDKLEKMEARALERRKEAPEIGHVRLLNEQLTSDLFPPMSEGFSSVHVEGAARVDGRALREALINASEKHGAAVKHGSATLIIENDKVSGIMVDEEVMKASKVIITAGAWAAELLKPLGLTIEVTGQKAQIVHLRLDGQDTSGWPVIMPPTNQYILPSEEGKVVVGATHEDEAVNLIQPTAGGIHEVLDKALKVAPGLKEATFEEVRVGIRPFTPGFLPVIGEVPGHPELLFANGLGASGLTVGPFLGKQLANMALGREVEIDLSMYEVEKAIANVK from the coding sequence ATGGATCGGATTATTATTATTGGGGCAGGAATACTCGGTGCTTCTGCAGCTTATCATGTGGCGAAGCTAGGTGCAGAAGTGATTGTTGTCGACCGGAAGGACATAGGGCAGGCGACTGATGCTGCAGCTGGAATCATTTGTCCATGGCTCTCTCAGCGTAGAAATAAAGCGTGGTATGCTTTGGCAAAAGGGGGAGCATCCTATTATCCGGAGTTGATTCGTCAGTTAGAGGAAGACGGCGAGACCAAAACAGGTTATCGGAAAGTCGGTGCGATTAGTTTACAACAGGAATTGGACAAGCTTGAAAAGATGGAAGCGCGTGCTTTGGAGAGAAGGAAAGAAGCTCCTGAAATTGGTCATGTGAGACTGCTAAATGAACAGTTAACTTCTGATCTTTTTCCCCCAATGTCCGAAGGTTTTTCATCTGTCCACGTGGAAGGTGCTGCTCGCGTCGATGGGAGAGCGTTACGTGAGGCGCTGATCAATGCTTCCGAAAAGCATGGAGCAGCTGTTAAGCATGGTTCTGCAACGCTTATTATAGAAAATGATAAAGTTTCTGGCATCATGGTAGACGAAGAAGTGATGAAAGCATCAAAAGTGATTATTACTGCCGGGGCGTGGGCTGCAGAATTGTTGAAGCCATTGGGGCTTACTATAGAGGTTACCGGGCAAAAGGCGCAAATCGTCCATTTACGTTTGGATGGACAAGACACGTCAGGATGGCCTGTCATTATGCCGCCTACGAATCAATATATTTTGCCTTCTGAGGAAGGGAAGGTCGTCGTCGGAGCGACTCATGAGGATGAGGCGGTCAACTTGATCCAGCCGACTGCCGGAGGAATCCATGAGGTGTTGGACAAAGCATTGAAAGTGGCACCCGGATTGAAGGAAGCGACATTTGAAGAGGTGCGTGTCGGCATTCGACCGTTCACACCTGGATTCCTGCCGGTCATCGGGGAAGTGCCGGGGCATCCTGAGCTGCTATTTGCAAACGGTTTAGGCGCCTCTGGATTAACGGTTGGCCCCTTCCTCGGTAAACAATTGGCGAATATGGCGCTCGGACGTGAAGTCGAGATTGATCTGTCTATGTATGAGGTTGAAAAAGCGATTGCAAATGTAAAGTAA
- a CDS encoding branched-chain amino acid aminotransferase, producing MTRVPIQIKLSDSKKEKPNPENLMFGRCFTDHMFVADYDEGKGWHSHRIVPYAPVTLDPASIVLHYGQTVFEGMKAYRSSNDGTVRLFRPEENMKRLNLSLDRLCMPQIDEEMALHALIQLIQIEKDWIPTLEGTSLYIRPFVIANEAFLGVAPAKKYQFFIILSPVGSYYKEGIHPVKILVENEFVRAVKGGTGGAKTAGNYAAGLKAQEVADQRGYSQVLWLDGVERKYVEEVGSMNIFFKIDGEVITPAINGSILEGITRKSILQLLRHWEIPVSERKISMEEIRSAYDEGKLEEVFGTGTAAVISPVGELNWDGYKMVVNNCETGPLATQLFDTLSNIQNGKQEDPFNWIVEMKSELAKLA from the coding sequence ATGACAAGAGTACCCATCCAGATTAAACTGAGCGATTCAAAAAAAGAAAAACCGAATCCCGAGAATCTCATGTTTGGCAGATGCTTCACGGATCATATGTTTGTAGCTGATTATGATGAAGGCAAGGGGTGGCATAGCCATCGCATCGTTCCTTATGCACCGGTCACATTGGATCCTGCATCGATTGTTCTGCATTATGGGCAAACAGTTTTCGAAGGGATGAAAGCGTATCGTTCATCGAATGATGGCACAGTGCGTCTGTTCCGTCCTGAGGAAAACATGAAACGTCTGAACCTATCGCTAGACCGGCTTTGCATGCCACAAATTGACGAAGAAATGGCATTGCACGCATTGATCCAGCTCATCCAAATTGAAAAAGACTGGATTCCAACTTTGGAAGGCACCTCTTTGTACATAAGACCTTTTGTCATTGCAAATGAAGCATTCCTAGGTGTTGCTCCAGCAAAGAAATATCAATTTTTCATCATTTTATCTCCAGTAGGTTCCTATTACAAAGAAGGTATTCATCCAGTCAAAATTCTTGTCGAAAATGAATTTGTCAGAGCTGTAAAAGGCGGTACTGGCGGTGCGAAGACAGCTGGAAATTATGCGGCAGGCCTGAAAGCCCAGGAGGTCGCCGATCAGCGGGGTTATTCGCAAGTGCTCTGGTTAGACGGAGTCGAACGAAAATATGTCGAAGAAGTGGGAAGCATGAATATTTTCTTCAAAATTGATGGAGAAGTCATTACACCCGCCATCAATGGAAGCATTTTGGAAGGGATTACGAGAAAATCGATTCTTCAATTGCTGCGTCATTGGGAAATCCCCGTCTCTGAACGGAAAATTTCAATGGAAGAAATAAGGTCGGCCTATGATGAAGGAAAACTTGAAGAAGTTTTTGGAACCGGGACGGCAGCTGTTATTTCACCAGTTGGCGAATTAAATTGGGACGGCTATAAAATGGTTGTCAATAATTGTGAAACCGGGCCATTGGCAACACAATTATTCGACACACTTAGCAATATCCAAAACGGAAAGCAAGAAGATCCTTTCAATTGGATTGTTGAAATGAAGAGTGAACTAGCGAAATTAGCGTAA
- a CDS encoding aspartyl-phosphate phosphatase Spo0E family protein encodes MIGKGKKIDGGNAMRLIGKQLLSFKIHMKRSKMVKIAKDRGFTHPAVVACSQELDSLLNRYQNIA; translated from the coding sequence ATGATAGGCAAGGGTAAAAAAATTGACGGAGGAAATGCGATGCGATTGATTGGCAAACAACTTTTATCTTTTAAAATCCACATGAAAAGATCAAAGATGGTCAAAATAGCGAAAGACCGCGGATTTACTCATCCGGCAGTGGTAGCATGCAGCCAAGAATTGGATTCTTTATTGAATCGTTATCAAAATATAGCGTAA
- a CDS encoding YhcN/YlaJ family sporulation lipoprotein has product MMKKLAVFPLSLLLTLSLIGCANNNGTGTNDQNGTTEQTGTGESAHGDNNGNTNGNNNNETNGNGQSKVEVADDAADKIAAMDEVESANVLVTDRNAYVGVELKNDVKDSEALKNRIADEVRSVHSEFNNVYVSFNPEVATRLTEYGNQIRSGEPVEGFFDEFTTSINRMFPEAK; this is encoded by the coding sequence ATGATGAAAAAATTAGCGGTTTTTCCACTTTCGTTACTGCTCACACTTTCCTTGATAGGGTGTGCAAACAATAATGGAACCGGTACGAACGATCAAAACGGCACTACCGAACAAACGGGTACCGGCGAATCGGCTCACGGAGACAATAACGGAAACACTAACGGCAACAATAACAATGAGACAAACGGAAATGGCCAATCGAAAGTGGAAGTGGCTGATGATGCAGCGGATAAGATTGCAGCAATGGATGAAGTCGAAAGCGCAAACGTTCTTGTAACGGATAGAAATGCCTACGTTGGTGTCGAATTGAAGAACGACGTCAAAGACAGCGAAGCATTGAAAAACAGAATCGCTGACGAGGTTCGAAGCGTACATTCCGAATTCAACAATGTATATGTATCATTCAATCCCGAAGTTGCCACTCGGCTGACCGAGTATGGAAATCAAATTCGTTCCGGTGAACCGGTCGAAGGATTCTTTGATGAGTTTACGACAAGTATCAACCGTATGTTCCCAGAAGCGAAGTAA
- a CDS encoding DUF3886 domain-containing protein, which translates to MSKKKARTATPVKQESQKATLSEALDNDIVLKLKAAKKEMAAKIEAEEAEHQEKLRRERVEREKNKSFAELLEEYGESGTKY; encoded by the coding sequence ATGTCGAAGAAAAAAGCGAGGACAGCAACTCCAGTAAAGCAGGAAAGTCAAAAAGCGACTCTTTCCGAGGCGCTTGATAATGATATCGTATTAAAATTGAAAGCAGCCAAAAAGGAAATGGCGGCGAAGATTGAGGCAGAAGAAGCGGAGCACCAAGAAAAGCTCCGGCGTGAACGTGTAGAACGGGAGAAGAACAAAAGCTTTGCCGAATTGCTCGAAGAATACGGCGAAAGCGGCACGAAATATTGA